The genomic window AAATCCTTTTTGAATTCAAGGAATTCACTTCATTTTTGTCGTTGGCCACACTTCCCATACACTGGACACTGATGTACTGTAGTTAAttagcttttgttgttgttgtctggtaACCTTGTGGGTTGCCTGTCCTTGTTGCCAGTCAGCTGTgccttgttttgatttttcatgTTTTGGCTAACCGTTTGCTAGTTGGTTCTTGTTTATGGAACTTCGTTCTGGTCGTGTTCTTGATGATAGTGCTATCATGGCGTCTAGGACGGAAAGTAGTTCGGATAGGATTGCTAGGTGGCGTTCACTTGCTGAGGAGCTAGGTGTTAAATCTGCCAGTATTCCTGAGTTTATTGCCGAGCGGATGACCCGTGAAGATGAGAAACAGGAAAAACTTGAACTAGAAAGGAAAGCTTATCAGGACAAGCTAGAACTGGAAGAGAAAGCTTATCAGGACAAGctagagctggaaagggaagcTTATCAGGACAAGCTAGAAGTAGCGCGTCGAGAGACTGATGAGCGAGTTAAGTATGTTCAAGCTCAGCGAGAGACTGATGAGAAAGCCGCATATGAACGTACTCAGAtgtttgaagaaaaacaaagacaagaaagagaagagCATGACCTTCGCATGCAACTCTTGCAGAAAGAGTCGGAAAGTAAGAGGGTGAAGAGAGGAAGTAGGGATGGAGCTGATAATGAGGGAGATTCCTCAGGTGAAGAAGAGTCTAGTGACCTTCGTGGTTTTCGGCCTTCCATACCGATGTTTGATGAGAGCAAAGAAAACATAGCTACCTGGTTGAAAAGGTTTGAGAGAGTCGCTACCTTGTACAAGTGGAAGAGAAATACATGGGCAACTAGGGTCTCGACTAGGTTGTCGGGTAGGGCTGTAGAAGTGTACAACACTCTGGATGATGATAGCGCAGACGACTATGACGGTTTGAAGGTCGCGTTGTTAGGCCGCTATCAGCTCACAGCCGAAACCTACCGCCGTCGTCTCAGAACCTGCAAGAGAAAAGAACATGAAACGTTCAGACAGTTCGGTGCTCGCATTGAAGAGAATTTGACTAAGTGGCATGAGCTTTCCGAGATCACAGAACTGAAACAGTTGGTTTTGCTGGAACAGTTCTTGCAGACCCTGAGCGCGGACATGGCCGCGTACGTTAAGGAGAAAAAACCTCAGACGTTAGCCGAAGCAGTTAAGTCCGCTGAGATTCATTTTGAAGCACACCGTGACAGTAAGAAGTTTTTTCAGCATGATCGTGATCAGGGTGGAAAGGCTGGCGTTGGTGAAAAGCAGAAAAGTGGAGATAACTCAGTTGGTACATCCGGTAGGAAGTGTTTCATCTGTGAGTCCCCCAAACATTTGGCTAGAGATTGCCCCAAGAAGAGCAAGTCGACGGGAGCGGTGAATAGTGGTCCTGAGAAGTCTTTACCGCCCGTCAGTGTACCCACTTTGTGTACTCCCTGTAGCCAGCAAGACTACGACCCGAGATGCCTGGTTGTAGTGGATGGTGTTGCAGTGGAGGGGTTGCGTGATACTGGATCTCAGGTTTGTGTCGTGAAGAGTTCATTAGTTTCCAGGTCTCAGTTCACAGGACAGGATCTTGAGGTTTCTATGGCTGAGAAAGACATCAAGAGGCGCTATCCAGTGATTAAGGTTCAGGTTGATTGTCCTTTCTATACTGGTGAGGTTGAGGCTATCGTCATGGATACACCTGTGGCTGATTTCATTGTAGGTAATCACGCCCGGCTGGGTGACTCGATTGTTCTTCCAGTGTACGCTGTGTCCAAGGTTGTGTCAGTTGTCACTCGTGCTCAGGCTGCCGCTGAAGGGAAGAAGCCGACTTTGTTACATGTTGCTGCTCCAGGGCTAGAAACAGTCACCCCTGAGCAGTTGCATGACCTTCAGCGGAATGATCCGACTTTGAAGAGTTGTCGTGAGGCGGCAGATCGCCGGGACGTCAGAACGTCTGGTCGCTCCGGTGAAGTTGGGTTTGTTTGGAAGAAGATTCTGTACCGTGAGTATCGCGGTGGTGGTAGCGTCTATACTCAGGTTGTTGTTCCCCAGCAGTTGAGGTTAGGTGTTATCAAGTTGGCCCATGAACCGCCTATGGGAGGTCACATGGGTGTCCAGAGGACACGTGATCGAGTTTGGCAGCAGTTTTTTTGGCCAGGTATGTGCGCAGACATACGTCGCTTTGTGTTGTCTTGCGATCAGTGTCAGAAGGTTTCTCATAAGCCACAGAAGGTACCGTTAGGTAAGATGCCTCTCATCGATACGCCGTTCGAGCGGGTGGCGATCGATCTGGTGGGTCCCATCATCCCTGCTTCTGAGTCTGGTAACCGGTACATTTTGGTGtttgtggactacgctactcggtaCCCGGAAGCCATTCCATTGAAGTCGATTGAGGCTGTGAAGGTTGCAGAAGCGATGTGGGCAGTCTGGACTCGAGTAGGAATTCCCTCAGAGATTTTGACAGACCGTGGTACCCAGTTCATGTCCGAGGTGATGAAAGAAGTGGAGCGTTTGCTGGCCATCAAGGGTTTAGCGACTACTCCGTACCATGCGCAAGGAAACGGATTGGTGGAACGGTACAACGGAACACTCAAGACCATGCTACGCAAGCTTGCTCAAGAGAAACCGAAGCAGTGGGATCGCTACATTCCTGCACTTCTCTTCGCTTATCGTGAAGTTCCACAGGAGAGTCTGGGATTCTCTCCCTTTGAGCTTCCATACGGCAGGACAGTGCGAGGACCCATGTCTGTTCTTCGCAATCTATGGACGGAAGAGCAAGTCGATGAACAAGTTCGTACGACTTCTGAGTATGTGGTTGACTTGAGGAACCGGATTGAGGAAACCTGCAAACTGGCGCGTCAGAATCTGTCAGCTGCTGCACAGAAACACGCGGAGGTGTTCAACCGGAAGACAGTGCGAAGACAGTTCCAGCCTGGAGACAAGGTTTTGTTGCTGCtgccgcagaagaagaacaagctgCAGTTGTGTTGGCAGGGACCGTTCgacgttttgga from Littorina saxatilis isolate snail1 linkage group LG4, US_GU_Lsax_2.0, whole genome shotgun sequence includes these protein-coding regions:
- the LOC138965518 gene encoding uncharacterized protein, whose product is MASRTESSSDRIARWRSLAEELGVKSASIPEFIAERMTREDEKQEKLELERKAYQDKLELEEKAYQDKLELEREAYQDKLEVARRETDERVKYVQAQRETDEKAAYERTQMFEEKQRQEREEHDLRMQLLQKESESKRVKRGSRDGADNEGDSSGEEESSDLRGFRPSIPMFDESKENIATWLKRFERVATLYKWKRNTWATRVSTRLSGRAVEVYNTLDDDSADDYDGLKVALLGRYQLTAETYRRRLRTCKRKEHETFRQFGARIEENLTKWHELSEITELKQLVLLEQFLQTLSADMAAYVKEKKPQTLAEAVKSAEIHFEAHRDSKKFFQHDRDQGGKAGVGEKQKSGDNSVGTSGRKCFICESPKHLARDCPKKSKSTGAVNSGPEKSLPPVSVPTLCTPCSQQDYDPRCLVVVDGVAVEGLRDTGSQVCVVKSSLVSRSQFTGQDLEVSMAEKDIKRRYPVIKVQVDCPFYTGEVEAIVMDTPVADFIVGNHARLGDSIVLPVYAVSKVVSVVTRAQAAAEGKKPTLLHVAAPGLETVTPEQLHDLQRNDPTLKSCREAADRRDVRTSGRSGEVGFVWKKILYREYRGGGSVYTQVVVPQQLRLGVIKLAHEPPMGGHMGVQRTRDRVWQQFFWPGMCADIRRFVLSCDQCQKVSHKPQKVPLGKMPLIDTPFERVAIDLVGPIIPASESGNRYILVFVDYATRYPEAIPLKSIEAVKVAEAMWAVWTRVGIPSEILTDRGTQFMSEVMKEVERLLAIKGLATTPYHAQGNGLVERYNGTLKTMLRKLAQEKPKQWDRYIPALLFAYREVPQESLGFSPFELPYGRTVRGPMSVLRNLWTEEQVDEQVRTTSEYVVDLRNRIEETCKLARQNLSAAAQKHAEVFNRKTVRRQFQPGDKVLLLLPQKKNKLQLCWQGPFDVLEKKGESDYRIRIYGREKLYHANLLKLYRDRQNTADPSDGIPTVAVAVVEETEEMISPDRELPLPCLEGEETVKDINLSATLTAEQRRQVLEIAERHERVLTDVPLQTPLAVFDMTVESAKPVRVKQYPLPYAKVETIKEEVQAMKKLGVIEPAASPYNAPVVLIRKKDGKVRFCVDYRRLNDVTVFDAEPLPDVEHLFAGLGRATYFSKFDLSKGYWQIPIRDDVRPMTAFTTPVGQFQFTVMPFGLKNAVAVFSRMMRALLEPLGRNDVHNFMDDILVATETWKEHLAALEAVLRRLEQANLSARPMKCFVGFEELSFLGHVVRKGEILPEDNKLQKIDEAPVPETKKQVRAFLGLAGYYRKFIPNFSAIALPLSDLTKKNSPNTVVWTAECEKAFRALKARLTSKPVLQLPDLSQSFTLRTDASDHGLGAVLMQEKDGVFHPVAYASRKLSPPESKYSTIERECLAVVWATQKFQPFLYGQTFVLETDHQPLRYLQTAKVVNSRLMRWSLLLQAYSFTVRVIPGSRNVGADYLSRACVE